The following proteins are encoded in a genomic region of Ostrea edulis chromosome 7, xbOstEdul1.1, whole genome shotgun sequence:
- the LOC125656094 gene encoding uncharacterized protein LOC125656094 has protein sequence MYRCRACCEWKRIRTKSNLTVDSQQCKYLEMADDGSANVAVNKPASMISAYNPAYHLASKAVDDVTVCPNGLYTAHTAAEFKPWLKIDLQNIVDVTKVIVFNRQDYYGERLHDLLITVGGNGTVHTCGFFQGPATSGDRIIVLCSSGTTGNDVTFTIQSRQGETDILHVCEIRIFVET, from the exons ATGTACAGATGTAGAGCTTGTTGTGAGTGGAAAAGGATAAGGACAAAGTCAAATCTGACTGTTGATTCACAGCAGTGCAAATATCTGGAAATG GCAGATGACGGGTCGGCTAACG TGGCCGTGAACAAGCCAGCGAGTATGATCTCTGCATACAACCCCGCCTATCACCTCGCCTCGAAAGCTGTGGATGACGTCACTGTTTGTCCAAATGGTCTCTACACTGCACACACTGCTGCCGAATTCAAGCCTTGGCTAAAAATAGACTTACAGAATATAGTTGACGTAACAAAAGTTATTGTTTTCAACAGGCAGGATTATTATG GAGAAAGACTGCATGACTTACTTATAACAGTTGGAGGAAATGGAACAGTCCATACTTGCGGCTTCTTTCAAGGCCCTGCAACTTCGGGAGATCGCATCATCGTATTGTGTTCTTCTGGTACCACAGGAAATGACGTCACATTCACGATCCAAAGCCGTCAAGGGGAAACTGACATTTTACACGTTTGTGAAATCCGGATCTTTGTAGAGACATGA